A stretch of Lathyrus oleraceus cultivar Zhongwan6 chromosome 6, CAAS_Psat_ZW6_1.0, whole genome shotgun sequence DNA encodes these proteins:
- the LOC127095208 gene encoding uncharacterized protein LOC127095208 produces the protein MKLVNRDASLKVKVIIAHVAEKYMYIISYKNAWIAKCKAIESLYGNWETSYNDMPQWILGKYKGTLLMAVAQDGNENIFPIAFALVESETKEAWSFFIKNLRIHVTPQANLCLISDRHESIKSAYNNPENGWQYPPSSHVYCIRHITQNFMREIKDKDLRKIVVNMGYALTKAKFNYYRGEIRRTNNDALSWIDNIPREKWARAFDGGQRWGHMTTNLAEAMNSVLKET, from the exons ATGAAGCTTGTAAATCGGGACGCTTCTCTTAAGGTGAAGGTTATCATCGCTCATGTTGCTGAGAAATACATGTATATCATATCCTACAAAAATGCATGGATTGCAAAGTGTAAGGCAATTGAGTCGCTGTATGGAAATTGGGAGACATCTTACAACGATATGCCGCAGTGGATACTG GGCAAGTACAAAGGGACTCTGTTGATGGCTGTGGCACAGGATGGGAACGAGAACATATTTCCGATAGCGTTCGCATTAGTTGAAAGTGAGACAAAGGAAGCTTGGAGTTTCTTTATTAAGAATTTAAGAATACACGTTACCCCCCAAGCAAATCTATGCCTAATATCAGACAGGCATGAATCGATAAAGAGTGCATACAATAATCCGGAAAATGGATGGCAGTATCCTCCATCATCACacgtctattgcattagacacaTCACGCAAAACTTCATGCGCGAGATTAAAGACAAGGATCTGCGCAAAATAGTTGTTAACATGGGTTATGCGTTAACAAAGGCAAAATTTAACTACTATCGGGGGGAAATTCGAAGAACAAACAACGACGCTTTATCATGGATAGACAACATCCCTCGGGAGAAGTGggcaagggcatttgacggagggCAACGCTGGGGTCACATGACAACTAACCTAGCAGAAGCAATGAACTCGGTGCTAAAAGAAACCTGA
- the LOC127095209 gene encoding uncharacterized protein LOC127095209: MAQRNLIVSIHSEGSLSTDPSEGFSFCNTNLHMFKIHINFDLHHLKDRIEKKLQRYVEDIVYRHPLFNGDDNTVFYIMKPIETDEDVKSMFQCHVTLSQLPTIEIYVRLVENLEEQPSHNEDVEEQPTHNENLDYPTQFAQSHDYGMSQAIDEEPTQNNEPFIPNEEVGENSEDDLEEVRFEDLFGVSDYDGNEDIFDTPTVALRAQPISLYNPLVHMQNISLDDVEPISVFRSFIPTHNSDEIEEDIKYENKEECVMALQQWHIKRSLDFSVVKSENVCFVIKCRNSTCNFKCRVSLRKGNSRWRVGKSGGPHTCTTTSMSQDHTKLSSEMISKSVTPF; encoded by the coding sequence ATGGCTCAAAGAAATTTAATTGTGTCTATCCATTCCGAAGGGTCCCTTTCCACAGATCCAAGTGAGGGATTCTCATTTTGCAATACGAATTTGCATATGTTCAAAATCCACATCAACTTCGACCTTCATCATTTAAAAGACCGTATTGAAAAAAAGTTGCAACGTTATGTTGAAGACATCGTTTATCGTCATCCATTATTTAATGGAGATGATAATACCGTCTTTTACATAATGAAACCCATTGAGACTGACGAAGATGTCAAGTCGATGTTTCAATGTCATGTAACATTATCTCAATTACCCACCATTGAGATATATGTTCGTCTAGTCGAAAATCTTGAAGAACAACCGAGTCAcaatgaagatgttgaagaaCAACCGACTCACAACGAAAATCTCGATTATCCAACGCAATTTGCACAGTCACACGACTATGGAATGAGTCAAGCCATTGACGAAGAGCCGACTCAAAATAATGAACCTTTCATACCAAATGAAGAGGTGGGCGAGAATAGTGAGGATGATCTTGAGGAGGTTCGATTTGAAGATCTATTTGGTGTTAGCGATTACGATGGCAATGAGGACATATTCGACACACCGACCGTTGCACTAAGAGCGCAACCAATTAGTTTGTACAACCCACTTGTGCACATGCAAAACATAAGTTTGGATGATGTTGAACCAATCTCTGTTTTCAGAAGTTTCATACCAACTCACAATTCTGACGAAATAGAGGAGGACATCAAGTATGAAAATAAGGAAGAGTGTGTTATGGCGTTGCAACAATGGCATATAAAACGTAGTCTAGATTTTTCTGTGGTTAAATCTGAAAATGTATGTTTTGTCATCAAATGTAGAAATTCAACATGCAATTTCAAATGCAGGGTCTCTTTGCGTAAGGGCAACTCAAGGTGGAGAGTTGGTAAGTCTGGTGGGCCTCATACGTGCACAACCACTTCCATGTCACAAGACCATACAAAACTCAGTTCAGAAATGATTAGTAagagtgtaacacccttctaa